Genomic DNA from Calonectris borealis chromosome 4, bCalBor7.hap1.2, whole genome shotgun sequence:
TCCCCCGTGTCGTTTATAACCTCAGTTTTGGGGTGCCACTGCTGCCGTGCGGAACCAGAAACCACAGCAGGAATAGCATGGGGGTATCTCCTGCTGGGATTGTTCCTGAGCCTTTGCAAAGGAAAGGCCTGGAACTTTACGACATAACCTGCATTGCCCCAGCTCTCGTTCCACCAAAGGCAATAgcgggtttgggtttggggtttttttcttcagcagctgttaATCTAACTTGAAGTGTTTATGGATATCCCACCTGAATTTGCCGGTTtgggggagaaagagggaaagaatctAAATCAAATTAGGGGGCTGACactgggcagcagggaggagggtgtTCAGGGGCTTCATAAGCTGCCTCCATTTCGATCCCCTTGCAGCAGTGTGAGCAGACCCAGAAGCAACCCCGTCCTTATTTTCAGAGCAGCAACTAATTTGCTACCACTTTGAACGTTCTTAATCAAAATGAGAAAGTGATACCCTACCATTCTTAGCTTGTTTTGTTGTGAATTGCGTATCTGGTGTTTGTATGTAACACCGGGGGTGCACCCCAAAGtctaattgtatttttctttttctctcccttcccgtATATATCGATGCAAGATTGTTGAAGGTGAGTTGACGTTTTACAGTTGATAAGGGAATTGTCCTaaagttcatctttttttcttttccaacgaACTTGAGCAGTGTGGCTTGAAACTGCATTTACCAAAAGGCAAAGGACAGTGCTAAAGGATCTGGCCAGTGTCTTAGAGAACAGATCCAATCTGAGTTTGATAGTCGCTATCAGAACATTGTAGaaagtatctgaaataaaatacatcaaaGCTGctcaaaatatcttttcttgttttccaaatACAGAAGTTCTGCAAGTCCAAAGTTGATAATAATCTTAATTAGCACTGGAATATCTGCTTTGAATAAGTTCCAGGGATATATGTATTATAATATATCTAACTTACCAAAATTAAATTATAGAGAATCAACGACAAAGGAGAAATCTCAGACTAAGAGGCCAGCGACAGTCGGACAGCTGTGTACTGAGTAGCGATGATGAAGATGAAACAAGAGATAATGATGTGTATGTGACAGATAAAGTGTCTCGAGAATTGGGACCACTGGAAGATGAAACTGCAAGTTCGAAGTGTGTATGCCTTATGACCTACCAAAtgttgaattttgcttttcttacgcAGGATTTTCTTATACGGGTCTGAGTTATATTGCTATAGCCTGGCTTAGCTTTGAAGTCTTAACTTATTCTAGTTAGTTCCCTCTTTCAATGAGTACAACATCACATTTCGCATGATGACTGAATGATACTGTTTGCACGTTAGGATAAAAAGCCAGCCCAAGACAAATGTACAGCTTTGCATACAGCCTTAAAGATGAATGTGGGGGTATGGCAAGGAAGGAGGATTAGTCACAGGCCATAGCTCATAATGCATTGCATTTACTTTTCATGCAAAGCTCTAGTAGTGATGTTAgatatggaaatattttcattggtGTAGACGAGGCTTGGTATCACGAGACCAGCAAGAAGCAGCCTGGCAAATTCCAGTAAAAACTCATattcattcactgcttttttACACACTCTGCCAATTGACTGCCTTTTTTTCTCGGAGCAGTAACTGTTCTTCCCAAGGTATACTTGCAAGGCAGTTGTGGAGGTCATACTGTTATGGCCAGTTTTTGTTCTGTCCCATGTATGTCATGGAGCTCTGATATGTTGGCATGTGAGATGGTGATCTCGCTGTTTGGATCAGATGTCTGCACAGTAAAGACCCCATTCTGCGGAGAAACAGTAAGCTCCTGCTGTAGGAGCACTGCATTATGTTAAGAAAGACGCAATGTATTAGACTAATCAAATGAAATCAGGTGTCCATGTGACTAGGGAAGACAAAGAACATGAGAATTGTGGTATCAACATTTTTTGaagtatttggggggaaaaaaatacaggttttaatAAAACTGGTGTGCTTTGAGCCTTTTAAATTACTGGAAGGCAGTGTAGGAGAGAACTTGGGTATGGAAATTTTGGATGTCAGGTTTTAAATGCCACCTAAAGGACTTTTAGTATTCTAAAACATAGTGCATTTTGCCAATgcatttctagatttttttaattttggtcgTTAAGTATGTAGGTGAATAAATCCCACTAATTAgttaatataaaaaattaatgttttgttcCTTCAATCTCAAGCTTCTCTGTTAAAGAATGTGTCTTCCTGCTCTGTTTAGGTAAGGCTAAAACCACTCAGTGCTGCAGCATTTAACATTGGCAAAAAGGTACTGATGCTGGAGACTGCCACAGAGCCATCTACAGTGTTACTCTGTAATGGTAGACTGCTCTTGCTGGTACGAAGGTTATCATCAGTTGTAATTAATTACTGAGTTGGTATTACAGCTGCTGCATAAAGAATTTGAGTAGTAAAAATGGGAGAAATAATGAAGTTAAATTATGTATGTGAAACTAGGGGTAGACGTTAGTAGTGCTCACTGCTTGAATTTAAGATTATGGGATAAAGGATATCTCATGCTTTCTATTCCTGTTTAATTAACAAATTGCAAACTGTTGCTTAGCATGGGCGGTGACATAATAAAGCCAAGTGCTTATGGTAAAGACTTATGAAAGCAGCTTACTGTGATGTTTAAAATAAGAGATTAATCTGTAAAGAAAAGTGGCAGAAAGCTCCTTCTGACAGAGGATATTATTCAGCACTTGTGGTATGACATGTTCCTTACACAGAATAGCTATCTCTGTTAGGAAGTGTGCATGCAATACAGCTGTCCTGGAGGCTGAAGGCAGGAGAGGTACATCTGTAACCACAGTTTGGTAACAGCCACCGAGTCAGTCTGTCCTTCTCTGAActagaaatttatttttgaatatttccTTGCGTTAATGTGGTCCTGCCCTACATTTTATAGGGAAGGAGTTCTTGGTATGAATATGTTACTGGGGTGGCATGTTGCTAAAGTAGAATAAGGGATGTTTTAATTTCTGACAACCGCTTTCACTTCTAGAATGAATACTTTCCAAAGGACAGCTAGATGGTTTTGTTACAAAACTCTTATTTATGTCCTGTTGAAGATTAATACTGCCATATGTATACTGCACAGCGCTATAGACTGCTGTCACTTGTAATAATAGAGCGGGGTGCTAACTGCATCTAATGGAAACCAGGATGCTGTTTCCTTTAGGTAAGGGAGACCCTAACTACTTAGGAAATGCAACACACTGAGAGAGTTAAAGGTACGCAGGGATCCTCAGATGAAACGcctcctggctactctgtgcagTCGGATGATTACATGACGTTTTATGTATCGGTAGCCCTCAATGCACGATGAAATTAATGGATGCatgttctttctggttttgttctctctCCCACAAGGCCATCTGGTACTGTTAGCTGTCCGATTTGCATGGATGGCTACTCAGAGGTAAGGATCCACATGTTGTCATCGTTTCCTTCTTGTCGGGGGGAGAACGGGGCGGAGGTGAGCTGTGCCGCTCTGTGGGTTATGTGGGACGCCACAGACAGCTGGCTTGAGGTGCAGACCTTGGGTTTCAGGGGAAACCTGCTTGTAACTCACAGCCCTTCCTTCGGGCTGTATGTAGAGGGAGAGACGCTTTCCAAGGTGGCACTGAAAGATCTTTGGGTTCCTTATTACTGTAGTAGGAACGTACTGGTTCCAGATGCACCAAGTCCTACTTGCCTGGTGCCAACAGACCAGCCAAGCTGACTTCTTTACGCCAAATACTtgttgtggtttcttttcttccagattGTGCAAAGTGGACGACTGATTGTGTCAACCAAATGCGGCCATGTCTTCTGCAGTCAGTGCCTCCGTGATTCCCTTAGGAATGCCAACTCTTGCCCAACCTGCAGGAAGAAACTCACTCACAGACAGTATCATCCCATTTATATATGAGTACTTCTATTTCTCAGGACAAACTCAATGGGATTTTGGGGGCAAATGTCATGTTTTCAGTGCTTCGAAGATTTAAAGAGCAGCAGGTTGTGCACACAtgcaaataaaactgattttctttttgagaaTAACTTGTACATATATAGACAGCTTTTTTAATGGTCCAAGCTGCTTCTTGTTATGTCCCTGGTTATAATGTTAAATTTATGACTGTCTCTAAACTAGACCAGCAGCCTATATCAGCAAGGAAGCAGCTAATCCATTTCCTTCTACTTTTTAAATGCCTAAATAAGAGGAGTCTGAATATTGTGTTATTTCTTACTCTTTAAATTATTCCCACTATCGCATACAGATATGGAATAGTTACCTTTCAAAGTACCGATGAACAATTTGCCATTTCATGACACTTTGGGTTTTATCCTGTAAGAAGCTCATGACTATATTGCTTTTTGCTAAACCATCTTTGCCCAAGCAGAATAAGTTCTGGAACGACGGATCGTTTTCTCATAAATCAATCTGACATTGACAACAGGGTCATGCAATAAAATAACCTGCTGTTAACCAGCAATCGGGTTTTTTAAGCAGAAGGCTTGAACATGTAGATGTCTGTATGAACTCCATGAGATCTAACGTACGTAGACAAATTGCAACATGTGCAATGTGAAAATATTCTTTGAATGGTTTAACTGCCAAGAATTCCTGTATTtgaatcacaacagtgactttcTTTTCTAGCGGGATGAGATGGTCTCTTGGGTTTACTACTGGTCTGTAGCGCTCTCTTCTGATAACTAAGGAGAATGTAGTCTTCTCTAGGCTTGCTAGTGATGAATAAGAAGCAAATTGTATGCTTTCCTCTTGTCAGCTGAATACCAAACTACCTACAGGTCTTCTTACTGTATCGAGTGTACGCAGCGTAATGCTTAAAGTTCTGTACGTTCCCTTCGCTGTTCTCTTCAGTTGCTCTGCTGACAGCTGACTGGTTTTAGCCTGGTGCGCAGGATTAAAAATTAAGTCATTGTATTGCCCCGGACTTAGGAAGTGGAGGCTTTAGAAGATGTTTGGTAGCAATCTTGACTCGGCAGCTTTTTGAGGGAGAAGTTTGATCTCCCTTTGCCCTGAGAGTTGTCCAGCTGTCTTTacatgtgcatttttaaaaaagaagagaagtcaGATGTCACTGGAGTCCTAGGAGAGAGCATTCCTCCATTGAAGCAAGGCAGGAATACACAGGTTTATGCACTGTTACCCAGtcacttctgggttttttccaggTCTGAGTTATAAATGTCTGCTTTAAATCTGTTTCAGCGAAAATCTGCAAGCTGATGTGGAATCCCAGATGAGCTGATACAAACAGGATTACAGTAATTTAATGTAGGTGAGATGattaaaatcagcattttgtgATCCACGAACGCAGTAGCCACATCTATGAAGGTTGAAATTcggtctataaaaaaaaaagtccaaaatgaAACTCGGATGCCTTTTGGCAGTTGATTGATTATGATAAACCACTAGAAGCACCGTTCTGTGCTCTGGTGCAGCACAACTGTGGGATGCGTTTAGTTAACGTTGATATCTGACGTGTCTTTGCTAACCTGACCTAGGGATCTGTAGGAAGCCTTGGAGTAAAGCAGCTCTTCTAATTAGCTG
This window encodes:
- the RNF4 gene encoding E3 ubiquitin-protein ligase RNF4 isoform X2, which translates into the protein MSTTQRKRRGGAVNSRRARKRNRLIVSTAGRASEAEPIELEESAGEEVVDLTCESSDPVVVDLTHNDSVVVSSEWHRQRRNLRLRGQRQSDSCVLSSDDEDETRDNDVYVTDKVSRELGPLEDETASSKPSGTVSCPICMDGYSEIVQSGRLIVSTKCGHVFCSQCLRDSLRNANSCPTCRKKLTHRQYHPIYI
- the RNF4 gene encoding E3 ubiquitin-protein ligase RNF4 isoform X1, producing the protein MSTTQRKRRGGAVNSRRARKRNRLIVSTAGRASEAEPIELEESAGEEVVDLTCESSDPVVVDLTHNDSVVIVEENQRQRRNLRLRGQRQSDSCVLSSDDEDETRDNDVYVTDKVSRELGPLEDETASSKPSGTVSCPICMDGYSEIVQSGRLIVSTKCGHVFCSQCLRDSLRNANSCPTCRKKLTHRQYHPIYI